One Alnus glutinosa chromosome 3, dhAlnGlut1.1, whole genome shotgun sequence genomic region harbors:
- the LOC133863473 gene encoding cucumber peeling cupredoxin-like — MDKFIISVVIVLAAMLLQCSEAQIVHVVGDGMGWSVPQAGAAAYQTWADNNKFLVGDILTFNFATGEHDVLRVPKESFDSCSSANPIGDTITTGPVNITLSNAGNHYYICTVGQHCQFGQKLAITVSGSPTPTTPPSPQTTPPTTPSPSSGTPAPCTPTPTSSPAASPKAGGPTGQTPTPPDSSSSGVFASFFVSLLPIAAAFLF, encoded by the exons ATGGACAAGTTCATCATCAGTGTTGTGATTGTTTTGGCTGCAATGCTTTTACAATGCTCGGAAGCACAAATAGTGCATGTGGTAGGAGATGGCATGGGTTGGAGTGTTCCACAAGCTGGTGCTGCGGCATATCAGACTTGGGCTGACAACAACAAGTTCCTGGTTGGTGATATTTTAA CGTTCAACTTCGCCACAGGGGAGCACGACGTCCTCCGAGTACCAAAAGAATCCTTCGACTCCTGCAGCTCAGCCAACCCTATTGGTGACACCATCACCACTGGCCCTGttaacattactctttctaACGCTGGCAACCACTACTACATCTGCACCGTCGGCCAGCACTGCCAGTTTGGCCAGAAGTTAGCCATTACCGTCTCCGGCTCTCCTACGCCCACTACTCCAccctcccctcaaactactcCTCCTACCACGCCTTCTCCCTCCTCAGGGACCCCTGCTCCTTGCACTCCAACTCCTACTTCGTCCCCCGCTGCATCTCCCAAGGCCGGCGGACCCACTGGTCAGACGCCGACCCCGCCCGACTCTTCATCATCTGGTGTCTTTGCTAGTTTCTTCGTCTCCTTGTTGCCCATTGCCGCGGCTTTCCTTTTCTAA